The following is a genomic window from Neodiprion virginianus isolate iyNeoVirg1 chromosome 1, iyNeoVirg1.1, whole genome shotgun sequence.
tgcaaaatttcaaattgcatAGCTATACATTTCTATCTGCAGCTAGGTCTCAATCGCCGAGGATCACAACGAAGAAGCTAAACAGCTCAAGTTGAATGACATTTGGATAGCGGGTATCAGTTTATAAGTTGCTTTCGAATTTTTGCGCTGTGTGCAATTTTCTAAAAAGCGAGACGACTCTATAGTAAGTAAATATACATCCCAAAAGCTGAAGGCTTCAAGATTTCTTGTCACCAACAGATAGTTCGGTGCCAAGTCGCTCATTCTCTGTAAAAGTTGCTAATTCTGTCTATTTTGTCGTGCTCTTTGAAAGTAAACCAATTTTTCACTTAATAATCAATTTCTAGTAGGTACAGATTATAAATTTAACATTTCGATCGCACGTTGAGAAACAtgtcaatttttctattttcaataaagatttgataatttctctattttcttttatcaattACGCGTTCACGGAAACATTCGACCAGCTTTGAATACCAGCCGATATGCATAGGTTGACCTACTTGTAGGTAATTATTTCCCATTCTCTCGTAAAATTTGATTGTTGGCCTCGAACTATAATATCCTGACCAGTAGGTGTGGGGGTCGCTGGCGTATGGAAAGAAGTCGTCAGACTTGGTTGGCCAAGAGAGGGCCTGCTCGTTGACGGCTTTCAGGTAACAGGACGGTGTCGAGTAAAACACGTTTACTGTACTTCCGTGGCGTTCGTTTGCGTATCTAATGATAATGGTTAACTtgatttactattattatgattatattataaGATTTAATTAATCGCCGTCTAATCAAATCAATAGACTTTATTCCCCAAGTAAAAAGGGAAGAAACGAAACTCTTATCAGCTGATTCGACGGTACATCCATAAATAGCAAAATGGATTTTCAACAAtacgattttcaaattaacaTGTCGCCAACAAATAGATAGGTAAGTGGCTAcatttatatttctattttacCTGATTaatttatccaaatttttGTACCACAGTTCTGCACTTTGGTAATTGAAATCATCCCCCATAGTCATGATTATGTTATTTGTTCGATAAAAACTTTGTTGCGTTTCTGCAAAAACCAGTAACTGCGCCACCTGCCAAGTGGTCTACATTATACATTGCCCACCATATCGTGTGTGTTAAACATCGCTTTCCCCTCCTCCCGAACCACCCCTGCCCGCCCCCTCTTTCGTATTTATCACGATCCTTTACAAAAATTCCTCCAACGATAGATCTCAATTAATATTTTAGTAGTGACATACTAGGCTGTAGTAGGCTCAGTTTCCGGAAAAATTCGAGGAGCTGCTAAATTTATCAATCAATCAGTAAATAGAGTACCTCAGCAGTTTGTCCAAGTTTTTGTACCACGTTTCGGCAACTTGATACGTGAAATCTCCTCCCATCGTCAATATGACATTATTCGTTCGGTAATATTTAGACTGGGTTGTGGCGTACTCGACGAGCGACGAAATCTGGCAACGAACGTTACAATTTTGTTAGACAAACTCGTTTTTATGGAATTTATCAAGTGAAAACAGATGTCGAAACcgttgatcattttttaaGCATTTCCGTTGGGCTACAATACGGTGTATGCAAATATTTGTCAGGTTGCAAAAATAGTCAACAAAGTGGATTAATAGAAATCATGTTACTGCGAGCAGATCTATAGTATATGTGGATTCATTGTTCgcttttgtcgaaaattttcgaagagGGGCAGGAAAGGGTGGAAAGAGTATGTCTGGTATAGGTGGCACGAGTAGGCCAGCAAACGACTATAAATGATCATTAGAGTGGAATACACGAACAGATTACCATTGACGTTTGTATAATTTAAGTACGGATAATCGTGATTGTTACCCTACGGTCAACATTGTAGTCGGGACTTTGAGGGTCATCGATTATTGGCTCGTCTGCACAGAGTATATCGAAACAAAACCCGGGCGGAGGACTGTAAGTGTTGAAAAGGACGCTCGTGAACAGATCGGCCTTGTTTCCTACAATGAAATTATGTCCACTGTAATTGTTAGTCGGTTTTGCTAACCATAAGAGTGAAAGGATAGTTCTCAAGTTTTCTGAACTACAGATGCATACCCAAACTGTCACTCCCTTTCCAAATCATTTCAGCTGTTTTCGTATCCATGCGGTTTCTCTTATCCTGATAATCCAGCCTACCGAAGAAGAGACCGTCGAAGCCCATCTGAGCAAATAACGAGGCCTGCTCCCTCGAGTGGCCAAAGGGGTCTATTTGCCATCCGACGTGGGGACGTGCACACGATCCGAATGTGTCGTTAAGGCGCCTATGGCGAGAACGGGAAGATACAGGTAGTATTGTGTTGTTACGAAAAAAGATTGCTGTGGATTCTGTCCTGATGTTGAGGCAAAATAAGTATGTATAATTGGCTGGAGTTGGGCCTGCAGGATGGTCCTAAAAACGGTTCACCACCAATTTACGAATCCACGCACGTGCGAAGCTGATAATACAACCGCCTGGTGCTTAATAAGTAATTATCGAATACCAATCTATATACATGCCCAAGCACTTAACAGCATGTCTGTATCCATGAGAACTATTTTGGGTTAGTATAATCTATATAACACAGGGCCGGATTTAGAGGTCGAGAGGCTTCGGGGCAACAAAGGAGTGGAGGCCCCCTGGCcccaaattattttccaaataaagtggacaatttttttccgttgagcttttcaatgaataatttggCTTTTGAAGattacaataaaaagaaacaaaactcaTACTTGCCACTTGCAAGGTAAAacagcgaaagaaaaatttctaaaagcgaaaacagcgtaaaaaaatttttactagtGTTTATATACTAgttggaatttgaaattttttttttcgaagtctCAATTGTGGGGGCCCCTCTTTCGTGGAGGCCCCGGGGCTGTAGCCCCggctgcccccccccccctaaaTCCGGCCCTGATATAACATGTGTAGCCATGCAATACGAAGTCACTTAAAGAAAAGTCAAAATCGCGGAGGTGAAATGCTAATGAGATTAATCTCGACTGAAATCTTAtccagaaaaaatattatattaccaCGTGCTTGGAAATGCTGCGAAAGATTTTACCTTTAGAAGTAACGCATAAATATCTAAAGTGTGCACCTGTATAAGTACATGTTCTTTCATTGTTAATTCTACGGCAGTACTCGTTTAACGTGGTTGAGAATCTGCCGGTGATACAGAGTCGTTGGTAACTATACgcgattatttatttgtttctgAACACGAGTGCAACTAATGTAGCCGTCCTATCTCTCGCCCGAATTATAAACGGCTGAATTTTACCCGGGTTTCTCGTTCAGCGACACATAAAAATCCATGCGTATACATCTGCAACACGCAGCTAAGATGAATACGGCGATGACCTGACAATCATCGGTATGATGAATATTTGGCGTACCTGAAGCCCCAGGTGAACTGATCGATGATTGATTGATAATGAGTGACCGCCTCGTCATTCATACTCCATGCCCCGCTTATTATTTCCAGCCGACCTTCATCAATGAGTCTCCGAACATCTGTCTTAACTCGGTCACTTTGATACGACCACCACTTCCACAGGTAGGCGGTCTCCACGTAGATGAACCTTATAGATTTTTCACGCTTAGATcaaaactataaaaataagATTACTAAAATAATGACGTGTCACTTGTTGCAGTAAATTCTATCTCCACGTTGGAAACGTTTAATCACCAAGTCTCGCGATGTTTCCACAACTGATGGCGTTGTACCGGTAGACTGTAAATCAGTGAGGAATACCATATAGGTATCTATTATACAGTGGCGTTGATATATGCAACAAGTGACAGGTCATTATTTCTTCGATGCACATTGCTCCAAAATGAACATCTACTTTCCGCGTGCGTGCAATTACACGCATTCGACACCTGCGGTACTTTACACTTTTCTAAACTTAGCACAGATGATAAACTCCAAGTACCGTACGTATGTGCAGTACCTAcaatatttatagatatataaatatttagctTTATGCAGATTACCTTCTGTTTGGATCTTCAAGTAGTTCGTGGATAACGCTATCCAAAATGTATTGGACTCCAGCTTTTGCAATCAAGGGACGGCCTTAAAAATCAATGTTTGGTATTAGCATTGCGTTGATCAGTCTAATATTTCGTACGGTCAATATGTAGCTCGTAGAACATTGGTTTTGCGTAAAAATCCCTACAAGTCGCTCTTCTCGGAACTTTGGACCCAATTTACGTAACCGCTGTTTTTCTCTACGTTGTGTTCAAAAGTTTAATTTGTTTTCTGCAAACTCGACTGCATATCTTCGTCATAACGAAACGACAGGTCGTCAACTCGACTATAAAATTATCCCGCGATAGTCGCCCTCGGGCGTATAATATCAATTATGAGTTTTAGTctatacattatatttaatCAAATTAGTTGTAATTGtagtaaatattatacaagtaTGAACTTCTAAACATTCCGTAGATTATTTTAAGGACTGATTCTCAGATaccaaatgggaaaaaaaatttttttttcgaaaaactaaaTTTTACTCCCAACGAGATTACAACTGTACAATTGTGTGACACCAGTGAAGCAAGTCACGCTTATTGTCAATCGAAaacgttttaatttttcaggcttgacaaaatttaaaacttggcTATAAACAACCGGATGATATATGACACACAATGTATTTGTAATATAGATGAAAGTAAATGAAGTACTCACCTCCCCAGTAATACTGATCGACTGTCTTTAACCAGCCAACATCGTCATGGGTGTGCGGAATTAAATGGATATTCAATTTGTTTTGGCTGGGTTTTGAACAAGCCTGTAATTCGGTGTCATTAAGCACATGATTGGCAGTaacataataattaatactcTAGATAAATCTTCAGCCCTACCACTATTGTTTTATGGTCTGCTTTAATGTTGATCAACTCAACGAATTCCTTTCGTATATCTACGTCCAGtcagttttcaaattacatGACATATTAATGATCATAAATAATGCCGCAAAGTTGAAACTCGCAGTTACTCACTTGATAATCACAGGTCTTAGAATTGTCTcgtgatataaaatttttcaactgctAGTCTACGTCcgttataaatatatctacGTCCGGTCTGTGTTGAAATTATACTGTGTGCTGAAGATAGCAAATAATATACTACATGGTCGAAAGACGCAGTTACTCACTTGATAGCCGCAGGTCTTCGAACTTTCTCGtgattccaaattttttaacgGAGTTGCGccacattcttttcccaccGAATAAAACAGGAAAATTGCTAAGAATAAAAGTTGTGGCAAGTAGATCGGAATCTTCGACATTCTTGACGTAGCTGTGATGCAGCGATCCCTGCTCGGCAGGAAGGGACTAAGCAAGACGACCGAGGCCAACGTCTGGCCTGTCGATACTTATACTCTAAGTGTTTCTCCAATACACCCGAACCAAGTCCACAACTACGTGTCAAACACATACGCCACCCACCTCATACACAGATTCGTGTACAAAGTACGAACCGTAGTGTATACAGATATACAATATCCCGCGGCTAGCGCTGCGTGACTTTTCCCCCTTTATTATATCAAACGCGCATTATACGTTTGTGGTAAGGTCAATCGTAATATGCATAACTACAATGTCTCTTTTCTACGGCCAAGCACCTCACGTCGATTTCGCACAACATCGGCGAATCCTTATCTCTTAAAAGGTTATCGTACAGGGTGGCCTGGAAATAGATTTACCCACGCCGATTTATATGCACGTTAACAACCTACTCTGGTCGTCCTTTAGGAAACAGCCTGATTTCAAGTAAGCACGCGTTTGGTTAGTCTGGCcctatattaatttttcacccgaTTCAGTTTCATACTAACAAATAATCGATACATATTATGATTAATTACTGACACCCGTTATTAATAAATAGAATAACGAAGTGAAATAAACAAACTCAGAAAGGAATACTTACGCCGTAGAATTTTCGAGATCCATAGATCCACCTGCCCATAGCTACAATTATGTTAAGTACGTGTAAAATGAAGTCAAATGAATGATTGTCGTTGCTATAGGACTGcgtaaaataacaaattttggCGAAGAGGCGTAACTTGAGATGCCAGTATGGGCCTACAGTTATTTTTCCCTCCCGATGTTCTTACTGCGGCCGCATATCAATGATACAAACCGTATGTTttaatatttgatattaatcATCGTTTTATAGATAACCGGCAAGGCGGTGACCTGATCTTTCTGACGTCGGTGATCCGGTGTCTGgacgtataaaattttcattctctacCAGTAGATACAACCTATTTAACCGTGTTTACCGATGGTAAAGTCTGTAAAGTTTTTATACTTACCGCTAAACGTGGAATTGAAAACATTCCAACATGTATGtacttttgttttcttcaattgTCACGTATTGAGtatacaatttaaaaataatagaatCAACTCACTCagaaatacaataattttgctGCCACTTTTTAACTGCGTCGATTGCACCGTTTCAAGACTGAtcgcaatatttatttattttcgaaaaaaagaacTTCGGCACAATTAATGCTAAACTTAATTCTAGCGTTTCCCaagaacgataaaaaaaaaattccaaagaaAGCAAAACGACTTGGAAGCTATAAGGTATTTCGGGAATAAATAAGTGTGAAAGGAAACAATGAAATAACCAAATTATTTGCTTTTAGATCacattaaatatataatatgtatgtgtatataacaGATGAAAATGCGCTGGGATAACACTGGCAAAGGTATAGCGATAAACATCTTCAATTAAATAAGTATGCATAAAATGTGTATAGTGTACAATAGGTGATTAGTGAGCAAAGCAAATAGAAATCGTAAATCCATATCTGCGAATTTGGAGTTTTCTTTTAACGTTATGCAATTTTGTACAACCTTGCAAGTAGTATATTATGTGCGTAACTGTGTAAGTGGCAGAATAGACGATTAACGttgttaggaaaaataatccaaTTAAAATTGTGCATTTGAAACTCAGGcctcgtatatgtatacataattgatgaatatttttataagtGATTTTTCTGCGAATAAAGTCGCAGTATAGCTGATGAGGTGGAAGTTGTCGAAGAGTCGGCCGTGCAAACACAACTGGTTTGGTTAAGCCCAGAGAAAAACGAGTGCTTTGACTTTGTAGTAGGTATAATGCTTACAGAAGGAACGAGAAACATATTTCTGTATTATATTGTGGGCATAATGTACCAAACCGGTTATGTCGAGATCGACGGATCATATGCGCATTTCTAAAAATCTGAATATACAATCGATTCTTGAGGCCTGCCAAATGTTATCGGCCTGTAATATGTGTGCGCCTGATCCCAGCCTCGTGGGGCGGTGTTGTAGTTTGACAATCTCTGGTAACAGTTCAATTTCGGTCCTCGATATTCAGTATTTTCGCGGGGATTATCTCCTGTAACAATCCAGACGTCTTTCTTTACCTTTATCATGTAAATATTCATCACTTGCagcgtataggtatacgatCTATCCATATCGCATAGTGTACGTCTACATATCCCTACATATGATAGTGCTGCATTTACGATAATGGGGAGGGACATGAAGAATAGTGAGGGGAAACTGAAggtgtgaaaataaatcttaAATAGAAATTCGTTAGCGAAACTTGTATAATCAATATCATGCTGATTTCTAACCAATCTAACTCAGTGTTCTCCATTTGATGGGCAGTTATTACCCATCAAGCAAATCAAATATAACACTTCAATTTTTCAGGTAACATCACGAATCATATCAGGTAACGGATGATACGTCCGAAGACGTAGGTACATACAGATAAGAAAATAATCAGCTcacacatacgtatacgtatataatcgGGCGAAGCATAAAAGTAGAAATCAGCAAGCGTGAAGCAGAAGGCAGAAAACAGAAAGCAAGAAGCGGTAGCCAGCTCATTATTTTCCGCGATTTAGGCAGATGGAATGACACGTCGGGGGTCGGTAGGGATCCTTCAATGAAGGACTGGCCAATACCTTCATCTACCGGATTCCGATTGTTCCGGCATCTTCATACGAATTCAATTGGCGTGAGCCTCTGTGGTGGAAAGAGAAAAGTAGCCTACTTCCGCTCCCGTTATTGGCGAATATCCAAATATTCTCTGTGATTGGCCAGTCCCTCTCTAGGGCTGGGTACACACTTTTTACACCGGGTGATTTACCGCGAATTTACGAGAACGTATATATCGAGTTAACTTGCCTATATGCGGCGAAATGTCACTAAAGGGACGTAGTTCCGGCGATGCGCCGGCGGGTATTAGGTTTTGCAGTACTGGCGTGCGGCGAAGTTGTTTTATTGTCTGCAAAATGTCCTCCTCCGAAGCAACCATTGCCACAACAAGGGGGTTGTCGTTGGTGTCGGCTGGAACCAGAACCCCGGGTGTTGGGTCCGAAGGCTTCTGCGCCCGGCCGTTTGCCCGAACGCGAcagtttacgttgtcgcgaAACTCCGATACAATAAGTTCCCCCTGCCTTTCACGCGCCTCGTTCTCCTCGAAAGTGCAGATCGATTGAGTCGTGGATTCGCTTGTGTCTGTACTGTTGTCAGTAGTCGATGTCTCATCGTCCTCGATGTATTTCAATCTCCAGTCCCGTTCGCGGGAATTCTCGGAAACGTTGCCTTTCAGTGAAATGCCGGGATTAGCGTCAATATTTGAACCTGGGGATGCATCGTCGACGTAACTCTGATCAGATGTCCactcttcttctttcatcgCCGGAATGCATCCGTTGACATTTCTATCTTGTCGACATGCCTCATTCCAATGATTTAGCCGTTCGATATCTTCGTTGCGCGTGATTGTCGAAACGTAAGTGCGACCTTCGAAATAACGGGATATCATTTCGTTATCAAAGCTACCTAGCTGGGTAGCAGTCTTGTTCGGGCAGTTCTGTTTGTAATGCATGACAGGTCTGCAGGTCTTTTCAAATTCCTTAATCAATTGTTTGACCGGTATTGGCGTGTACTCGTTATTCACACCGTTCTCGCATTGGTCGTACTCGTTATTCTCGGACTTCCCATCACCGGCATTATTTTGATTGTTCATGTTTTCGATGCCACATTCCTTGTAACCAATGCGTTGGTGGGGATTGTTCTTCAACCGGGGGGTGAAAATCATTTCACCGTTATATGAGTCGTGGTACGGGGTACCGCGGGATGCGTAGAAATATTTGGTCCGATTAGAGGGACTACGAGAATTTTTAGACCCTGCAGGATACTCGACGGTCTTTCGTTTGAtagcaaagttttttttaggTGTCGCTGTATCCTTTTCCTCTCGACGATTTACGACGTTGGTTTCAGCGCTATGCATAGCGTGTGTCTGAatgtttttcgtttcttgGATTCTCGTCCCGTTGTAACTACCTACATCTCGTTGATATTGAACGTAACGATTTCctgaaaagtttcaaattgtGACAGCATTCATGTGTCATTGTATACCagcgtatacctatataccaAGGTGAGTCGGTACTCgcacatacctatgtatattgCTCTAAGGAATCGgaataataatcgaaaaacaattcatttCTCCTCTACAGTCGCGAATAAAGGATATACCTGTATACCTAATATGGGTACAATATGGGACTTGTAGTGTTgcggcatttttttttttttttttactgttcaATCGTTGACCAGGCTAGTACGCCTTAACTGCAATGCAATGCAATGCAATGCAATGCAATGTAATGTAATGCGGGCCCCGAGCAGGTGTAGGTCATCCACATAACGAACACCGaatgtgtaaaaatattctttaacGAGGGCGGGTTAGAGCTGCGGTGTAAGCGTTATTGTTTTGCGAAGGTTAATGcgtcaattttgaaaacttggaCGGTATTGTCATATCTAAATTTCTAGTCATCATATGCCTGCTATAGGCATTTCCATCACTCATTCTATATGCTACACGTACCGTGCTTACCGCGTGCGGTGGCCAGCGTAGTTTCAGGGGTAAGCGAAAGATCCAGGGCAAAAGGGTTGTAGAACGGTTGGCACGTGATGTTTGTGGTCGCTTTAACTGTATTGTCAAACGTTCCGGGAATCAATAACGGGTCCAACATTGGTAGAGCCGAGTTCTCTTTAACGTCTGCCTCCTGCGAAACAACCATCAATCACCAGTTATTGTGTATTCTGTTGACCGAGATAATACAGATCTAACTAGAATTTAAGAAGCGCGTAGAATCATCGATATAGTCAAGCCATCTTATGTTTTTGAACTTTCATGTTGCGGGCTTGTTGAATGGCGATGTGGGTACGAACCTGTTTAAGTTTAGGGTAACCTGCGTAGGGCATCTGGGAGTGTATTTCTGACGAAGGTACTGTGATTGGCTGAGATTGATCATCTTTCTCTACCACCCATTTCTCGGATCTTTTCCTCCGTTTCGCAAAAATTTCGGCACCTTCAGCagtgaataataatcataatattgATTGCGCGAATAACTTTGTCAATCATGAGGGTATTGTCGGGTACGCAAGATGACGCCAACGTACCGACGATACTCACCCCGGCCCTTCTGATTGTTAAGATCGCGAACAATGTCGAACAGCTTTTCCGGATGCGAAGGCGTTTCTTCGATATTTACTTCTTCCCCGAGAGCCTGGATACCGTGGATATCTAGCACCTTCCCATTTGGATTCATCACGCACTTGAGTGGGATCTTGTCCTGTGCAATAGGTAACAATAATTCTTGAATCGACGAACTTGACTTTCGTATTCGGTTTAGAACTTGCAGGAGGAAGGCGATAAGCCACAGGCTTCGTTACCTACCTCATCTTGCAGCCTAACCCTGGGTGTTCCTGGACTTCTTATCAATAAATCATTAGTGTTACAGTTCTCGGATTATTATCTGCTACTCACCTTGCGAATCATCGAGATCGTCTCTGGCTCGTCTCCACTTTCAACCCCTGCaacgaaatatttattgaaaaattttcgacgtgTTCATGGCTGAACTGAATTccttttaaaacaaaaaaacaaacataacTTACAACTGATTCAGATTTTCCCTTAATcttgatcaaatttttgtgTGGGATATTTCTTGTCCTCAATCGAATTCGAATTCATTTCGatcgtattatatttatttttacacggtATTCTTTCATCAGTGATGATATAAGTTAAGAAATGAAAAGCTTTGTCATCTCGTATAGCTTACCGTTTCCATCGTGAATCCACTTGACGGATCGTTTCTTTCGATTAACGTACATAGATTGTCCTTTGCTTTTCACATTCTTTGCATCACTTAGCGAATGAGAAATGCGCCTAGCCAGCTCCACCTGATCCTCGACGGTCGGATGCGATGGTGCGTAGAAATATGAAGATGCgtacattttttcttgaaaaaataattggccactattacacacatacatataggTCCACAGCTTAATCTCTTTGAACTTCATGTGATAAAATGCCCGCACAATACTTATATTCGTATTTGATAAGAAACTAAAAATGTATAGAGATATACGTGCATATTCTATACGTATACTGTATAGGTATTCAGCAATTGCacccaagtttttttttctcaagatctagatgtatgtacctataatTGTAATATACAATTGTACTGTACGATCGCATGCGGTAGAAAACAAATGATTCAAGGACAATTGATCGGCggaatttataattataccaTATACTTATTACTTGTATACGCAGTAGAATATGCATATCAATTTAGCTTACTGGTCTTTGCGTGAAATAACTCGTCCGAATCATTGGCAGGCGTgagtaatttttgtaaatcaattcGTTTAGTTTCACCCCCGTCctgaaaaatatacaggatTCCATCAGCGGCCTTACATTGtacattgtataatatttataagaTCAACGCCATTATCTTATCGATCATCCTAACTGCACGTAGGAAAGAATAGAACACGCACGACAAAGAAAACATAGTTCATACAGTATTAGTTGTACAGTATTCAGGTTTATaaaatacgtatatgtatgtacattcaTTGACACACACCCAGGTAATACACAGTTTTGTTTagatttcattcgtttttctGAATATGGCACAGATATCGACAGCAAAGAGAATTTTCACGTGCAATGTGCAGTGGGGGTCAATATAAATACGCGGCTACTTGCCAATTTGCTCgacaagaaaaatacaaaaaacgaGGCCTTAGTGTCGAGACATGGCATGAACTCAGCGAATGCGACCAAAATGTGGATAAGAAGGCCAAAATGAGGGACGTGAAGAAGTTACCATGCAATTACCGCCGCATAAACTTGGCACGATGGGTCAATAAATAGTGAATCTTACACGACATTAGCGCACTGATTTAGGTAGTTGCTACTAATAGTATGATTGCTggagatataaattttcaatcgtttcAAATCAGTTGATGCAAAATCCTGAATGGAATAAGTCGATATCCAATGGCTAATCGGTCTACCAGAGGTGACTTACTTACCATGTCGACGTGGAGTAT
Proteins encoded in this region:
- the LOC124310168 gene encoding uncharacterized protein LOC124310168 isoform X2; this translates as MNSLHFYRNNNKNRNILSNAAYFTANVKDPEYKCINYTLRENNCLQRSVSADNVVIRSRGFKPSDIHDPAKRHFLENLTTKILHVDMDGGETKRIDLQKLLTPANDSDELFHAKTKKMYASSYFYAPSHPTVEDQVELARRISHSLSDAKNVKSKGQSMYVNRKKRSVKWIHDGNGVESGDEPETISMIRKDKIPLKCVMNPNGKVLDIHGIQALGEEVNIEETPSHPEKLFDIVRDLNNQKGRGAEIFAKRRKRSEKWVVEKDDQSQPITVPSSEIHSQMPYAGYPKLKQEADVKENSALPMLDPLLIPGTFDNTVKATTNITCQPFYNPFALDLSLTPETTLATARGNRYVQYQRDVGSYNGTRIQETKNIQTHAMHSAETNVVNRREEKDTATPKKNFAIKRKTVEYPAGSKNSRSPSNRTKYFYASRGTPYHDSYNGEMIFTPRLKNNPHQRIGYKECGIENMNNQNNAGDGKSENNEYDQCENGVNNEYTPIPVKQLIKEFEKTCRPVMHYKQNCPNKTATQLGSFDNEMISRYFEGRTYVSTITRNEDIERLNHWNEACRQDRNVNGCIPAMKEEEWTSDQSYVDDASPGSNIDANPGISLKGNVSENSRERDWRLKYIEDDETSTTDNSTDTSESTTQSICTFEENEARERQGELIVSEFRDNVNCRVRANGRAQKPSDPTPGVLVPADTNDNPLVVAMVASEEDILQTIKQLRRTPVLQNLIPAGASPELRPFSDISPHIGDNPRENTEYRGPKLNCYQRLSNYNTAPRGWDQAHTYYRPITFGRPQESIVYSDF
- the LOC124310168 gene encoding uncharacterized protein LOC124310168 isoform X4, with translation MYASSYFYAPSHPTVEDQVELARRISHSLSDAKNVKSKGQSMYVNRKKRSVKWIHDGNGVESGDEPETISMIRKDKIPLKCVMNPNGKVLDIHGIQALGEEVNIEETPSHPEKLFDIVRDLNNQKGRGAEIFAKRRKRSEKWVVEKDDQSQPITVPSSEIHSQMPYAGYPKLKQEADVKENSALPMLDPLLIPGTFDNTVKATTNITCQPFYNPFALDLSLTPETTLATARGKHGNRYVQYQRDVGSYNGTRIQETKNIQTHAMHSAETNVVNRREEKDTATPKKNFAIKRKTVEYPAGSKNSRSPSNRTKYFYASRGTPYHDSYNGEMIFTPRLKNNPHQRIGYKECGIENMNNQNNAGDGKSENNEYDQCENGVNNEYTPIPVKQLIKEFEKTCRPVMHYKQNCPNKTATQLGSFDNEMISRYFEGRTYVSTITRNEDIERLNHWNEACRQDRNVNGCIPAMKEEEWTSDQSYVDDASPGSNIDANPGISLKGNVSENSRERDWRLKYIEDDETSTTDNSTDTSESTTQSICTFEENEARERQGELIVSEFRDNVNCRVRANGRAQKPSDPTPGVLVPADTNDNPLVVAMVASEEDILQTIKQLRRTPVLQNLIPAGASPELRPFSDISPHIGDNPRENTEYRGPKLNCYQRLSNYNTAPRGWDQAHTYYRPITFGRPQESIVYSDF
- the LOC124310168 gene encoding uncharacterized protein LOC124310168 isoform X1; this encodes MNSLHFYRNNNKNRNILSNAAYFTANVKDPEYKCINYTLRENNCLQRSVSADNVVIRSRGFKPSDIHDPAKRHFLENLTTKILHVDMDGGETKRIDLQKLLTPANDSDELFHAKTKKMYASSYFYAPSHPTVEDQVELARRISHSLSDAKNVKSKGQSMYVNRKKRSVKWIHDGNGVESGDEPETISMIRKDKIPLKCVMNPNGKVLDIHGIQALGEEVNIEETPSHPEKLFDIVRDLNNQKGRGAEIFAKRRKRSEKWVVEKDDQSQPITVPSSEIHSQMPYAGYPKLKQEADVKENSALPMLDPLLIPGTFDNTVKATTNITCQPFYNPFALDLSLTPETTLATARGKHGNRYVQYQRDVGSYNGTRIQETKNIQTHAMHSAETNVVNRREEKDTATPKKNFAIKRKTVEYPAGSKNSRSPSNRTKYFYASRGTPYHDSYNGEMIFTPRLKNNPHQRIGYKECGIENMNNQNNAGDGKSENNEYDQCENGVNNEYTPIPVKQLIKEFEKTCRPVMHYKQNCPNKTATQLGSFDNEMISRYFEGRTYVSTITRNEDIERLNHWNEACRQDRNVNGCIPAMKEEEWTSDQSYVDDASPGSNIDANPGISLKGNVSENSRERDWRLKYIEDDETSTTDNSTDTSESTTQSICTFEENEARERQGELIVSEFRDNVNCRVRANGRAQKPSDPTPGVLVPADTNDNPLVVAMVASEEDILQTIKQLRRTPVLQNLIPAGASPELRPFSDISPHIGDNPRENTEYRGPKLNCYQRLSNYNTAPRGWDQAHTYYRPITFGRPQESIVYSDF
- the LOC124310168 gene encoding uncharacterized protein LOC124310168 isoform X3, with the translated sequence MDGGETKRIDLQKLLTPANDSDELFHAKTKKMYASSYFYAPSHPTVEDQVELARRISHSLSDAKNVKSKGQSMYVNRKKRSVKWIHDGNGVESGDEPETISMIRKDKIPLKCVMNPNGKVLDIHGIQALGEEVNIEETPSHPEKLFDIVRDLNNQKGRGAEIFAKRRKRSEKWVVEKDDQSQPITVPSSEIHSQMPYAGYPKLKQEADVKENSALPMLDPLLIPGTFDNTVKATTNITCQPFYNPFALDLSLTPETTLATARGKHGNRYVQYQRDVGSYNGTRIQETKNIQTHAMHSAETNVVNRREEKDTATPKKNFAIKRKTVEYPAGSKNSRSPSNRTKYFYASRGTPYHDSYNGEMIFTPRLKNNPHQRIGYKECGIENMNNQNNAGDGKSENNEYDQCENGVNNEYTPIPVKQLIKEFEKTCRPVMHYKQNCPNKTATQLGSFDNEMISRYFEGRTYVSTITRNEDIERLNHWNEACRQDRNVNGCIPAMKEEEWTSDQSYVDDASPGSNIDANPGISLKGNVSENSRERDWRLKYIEDDETSTTDNSTDTSESTTQSICTFEENEARERQGELIVSEFRDNVNCRVRANGRAQKPSDPTPGVLVPADTNDNPLVVAMVASEEDILQTIKQLRRTPVLQNLIPAGASPELRPFSDISPHIGDNPRENTEYRGPKLNCYQRLSNYNTAPRGWDQAHTYYRPITFGRPQESIVYSDF